A single window of Nyctibius grandis isolate bNycGra1 chromosome Z, bNycGra1.pri, whole genome shotgun sequence DNA harbors:
- the GPX8 gene encoding probable glutathione peroxidase 8 isoform X2 yields MEPLTTTYPLKHSVPKARVFVVFLSMFLCTVILCLLQLRFFKPKIKDFYSFEVKDSRGRIVSLEKYRGKILRRKSLDGISGSTLSALRVKL; encoded by the exons ATGGAGCCTCTCACAACTACTTATCCTCTGAAACACTCGGTGCCAAAAGCCAGGGTCTTTGTTGTCTTTCTGTCAATGTTTCTGTGTACCGTCATTCTCTGCCTGCTGCAACTCAGATTTTTTAAACCTAAAAtcaaagatttttattctttcgAAGTCAAGGATTCGCGAGGAAGGATCGTTTCCTTGGAGAAGTACAGAGGAAAA ATTCTTCGAAGAAAGAGCCTCGATGGAATTTCTGGAAGTACCTTGTCAGCCCTGAGGGTAAAGTTGTGA
- the GPX8 gene encoding probable glutathione peroxidase 8 isoform X1, with the protein MEPLTTTYPLKHSVPKARVFVVFLSMFLCTVILCLLQLRFFKPKIKDFYSFEVKDSRGRIVSLEKYRGKATLVVNVASYCQHTDKNYIALQELHREFGPSHFTVLAFPCNQFGESEPSSSQEIESFAKGNYGVTFPVFHKIKILGSEAEPAFKFLIDSSKKEPRWNFWKYLVSPEGKVVKFWRPEEPIESIKPEVASLIRQIIMKKREDL; encoded by the exons ATGGAGCCTCTCACAACTACTTATCCTCTGAAACACTCGGTGCCAAAAGCCAGGGTCTTTGTTGTCTTTCTGTCAATGTTTCTGTGTACCGTCATTCTCTGCCTGCTGCAACTCAGATTTTTTAAACCTAAAAtcaaagatttttattctttcgAAGTCAAGGATTCGCGAGGAAGGATCGTTTCCTTGGAGAAGTACAGAGGAAAA GCAACTTTGGTTGTGAACGTGGCCAGTTACTGCcaacacacagacaaaaattaCATCGCGCTGCAAGAACTGCACAGAGAGTTTGGTCCCTCCCACTTCACTGTGCTGGCTTTTCCCTGCAATCAGTTCGGAGAATCAGAGCCTAGTTCAAGCCAGGAAATAGAATCTTTTGCCAAAGGAAACTATGGAGTAACCTTCCCTGTTTTCCACAAAATCAAGATCCTAGGATCAGAAGCAGAACCCGCCTTTAAATTTCTAATAg ATTCTTCGAAGAAAGAGCCTCGATGGAATTTCTGGAAGTACCTTGTCAGCCCTGAGGGTAAAGTTGTGAAATTCTGGAGACCTGAAGAGCCCATAGAAAGCATCAAGCCAGAAGTAGCATCATTAATCAGGCagattataatgaaaaaaagagaagacctCTGA